From one Triticum urartu cultivar G1812 chromosome 3, Tu2.1, whole genome shotgun sequence genomic stretch:
- the LOC125545527 gene encoding selenoprotein F-like, with protein MVRAPSVAAAVAVAVLLLCLSGLCRGAERLGARECEELGFTGLALCSDCNALAEFVKDQELVDDCRKCCTEDSDDSISKLVYSGAIIEVCMRKLVFYPEVVGFLEEDKDDFPYVESRYAYGSPPKLIMLDDKGEQKETIRIDNWKREHIRQFLTEKVKPAKSET; from the exons ATGGTTCGAGCTCCGTCCGTAGCGGCGGCCGTGGCCGTGGCCgtgctcctcctctgcctctccGGCCTCTGCCGCGGCGCCGAGCGGCTCGGGGCGAGGGAGTGCGAGGAGCTGGGGTTCACCGGCCTCGCCCTCTGCTCCGACTGCAACGCGCTCGCCGAGTTCGTCAaggaccaag AGTTGGTGGATGACTGTCGTAAATGTTGCACGGAGGATTCAGATGATTCTATCAGCAAG CTTGTATACTCCGGTGCAATTATCGAAGTATGCATGAGAAAGCTGGTGTTTTATCCAGAAGTCGTTGGCTTCCTCGAAGAGGATAAAGATGACTTCCCTTATGTAGAATCTCGGTATGCTTATGGCTCTCCACCAAAGCTCATAATGCTTGACGACAAGGGTGAACAGAAGGAGACTATAAG GATCGACAACTGGAAGCGTGAGCATATTCGGCAATTTCTCACAGAGAAGGTGAAGCCGGCGAAATCAGAGACCTGA